Proteins from a genomic interval of Cardiobacteriaceae bacterium TAE3-ERU3:
- the pbpC gene encoding penicillin-binding protein 1C, whose translation MLDHLYPLNLSRYHDQSTQIQDHNGNLLHVSLSKDQQWRLPAQQLPAHYLDLLIHYEDRYFYQHPGINPIAIIRAAIQNAASGRTVSGASTLTMQTARLLEPHPERSLKAKIREALRALQLEWHFSKAEILDIYATLAPMGGNHEGVNAAAWHYFNKPAYNLSLGETAWLVVLPQSPNRYIRPEYAINARNKVLNRAESAGIINSVEANHARKQPLNIGDYSLPRHASHYVRTLDKSSHHITTSIDGQLQRDAEKLFQHAAQQLPEPATLAAAIIDNSSSEYLLYIGSAMPYSQSRLGYVDMLQAIRSPGSTLKPFIYLFAFDWLNYHPLSSIADTPISQQSYRPSNYDGLFLGNITMQQALSRSRNVPAVRLLAEIEADYFATALCKHGLTLHFPNNATANLSLALGGVGIRATELLQLYRQLANCTFQPSSTLAEQTACTNVTRILQQSANLNYDGEAMAVKTGTAYGWRDRWVMAYSRDYTLLLWAGRADGGYSEQRSSAEALLPLAQQLINLLPPHDTPITRLPPLKRHIAAQRISLQSQHNPIETQAFTVTTPLNNSQIDWQQNRALQLSVKGGQPPYLWLINDQYLTSSNTNHISYQADSSGHYHLSVIDQNGQTANSYFVLQQAQSDSKPTVTLQRTE comes from the coding sequence TTGCTTGACCATCTTTATCCGCTAAACCTCAGCCGTTACCACGATCAATCAACCCAAATACAAGACCACAACGGCAATCTCTTACACGTTTCACTCAGTAAAGACCAGCAATGGCGACTCCCTGCACAACAGCTGCCTGCGCACTACCTCGACCTGCTCATCCACTACGAGGATCGCTATTTCTACCAGCATCCCGGCATCAATCCGATTGCCATTATCCGTGCAGCCATACAAAATGCTGCTAGTGGTCGCACCGTCTCCGGCGCGTCGACACTGACCATGCAAACAGCACGCCTGCTTGAACCGCATCCTGAACGCAGCTTAAAGGCGAAAATTCGTGAAGCATTACGCGCACTACAACTCGAATGGCATTTCAGCAAAGCAGAGATTCTCGATATATATGCCACGCTGGCACCAATGGGCGGCAACCATGAAGGTGTTAATGCCGCCGCATGGCACTACTTCAACAAACCGGCATATAACTTAAGCCTTGGTGAAACTGCATGGCTGGTCGTGCTACCGCAATCACCAAACAGGTACATACGCCCAGAATACGCGATTAATGCGCGAAATAAAGTACTCAATCGCGCAGAATCTGCTGGCATCATCAATTCAGTAGAAGCGAATCACGCCCGCAAACAGCCTCTCAATATTGGTGATTATTCCTTACCGCGGCATGCATCACATTACGTCCGTACCTTAGACAAATCATCCCACCATATCACCACCAGTATTGATGGTCAGCTACAGCGTGACGCTGAAAAGCTATTCCAACATGCAGCACAACAACTCCCCGAACCAGCGACACTTGCTGCTGCGATTATCGACAACAGCAGTAGTGAATATCTACTCTACATCGGTTCGGCAATGCCTTATTCTCAATCCAGGCTCGGCTACGTGGACATGCTGCAAGCTATCCGCTCACCGGGATCAACCCTGAAACCTTTTATTTATTTATTTGCATTCGATTGGCTCAACTATCACCCACTGAGCAGCATCGCCGACACACCAATCAGTCAGCAATCTTACCGTCCTTCCAATTACGACGGACTCTTTCTCGGTAACATCACCATGCAGCAAGCACTGAGCCGCTCACGCAACGTACCCGCCGTACGTTTACTTGCTGAAATTGAAGCTGATTATTTCGCCACAGCATTATGCAAGCACGGATTAACCCTACATTTTCCAAATAACGCCACAGCAAATCTGTCTCTTGCGCTTGGGGGCGTCGGTATTCGTGCAACAGAACTACTGCAACTCTATCGCCAACTTGCCAACTGCACTTTTCAGCCATCATCAACACTCGCTGAACAAACAGCATGCACCAACGTCACCCGTATTCTACAACAAAGCGCCAACCTGAATTACGATGGTGAAGCGATGGCGGTCAAAACCGGTACTGCGTATGGATGGCGTGACCGCTGGGTAATGGCATATAGCCGTGATTACACATTACTGCTTTGGGCCGGTCGGGCTGATGGTGGCTATAGCGAGCAGCGCAGCAGCGCCGAAGCCCTACTGCCGCTTGCGCAGCAATTAATCAATTTGCTTCCTCCACACGACACGCCGATAACCCGCTTACCGCCATTGAAGCGTCACATTGCTGCACAAAGGATCAGTTTGCAATCACAACATAATCCAATAGAGACCCAAGCATTCACCGTCACCACCCCCCTGAATAACAGCCAAATAGACTGGCAACAAAATCGCGCCCTACAACTCAGCGTCAAAGGCGGACAACCGCCCTATCTGTGGCTGATCAACGATCAATACCTTACCAGCAGCAATACCAACCACATCAGCTACCAAGCAGATAGCAGCGGTCATTATCACTTAAGCGTGATTGATCAAAACGGACAAACAGCAAACAGTTATTTTGTCTTGCAGCAGGCTCAGAGCGACAGCAAGCCTACCGTGACCCTACAAAGAACCGAATAA
- a CDS encoding DEAD/DEAH box helicase translates to MTDTKKTETTFNQLNLAEPLLKALHASGYTKPTPIQAQAIPPAMAGRDLLLSAQTGSGKTAAFVLPVLDRLIKDTSHSKKPRALILTPTRELAQQVNDSVRRYGNELRWLYSVPLVGGAPYGGQIRALKKGVQIIIATPGRLIDHMRDGRVDLSELEILILDEADRMLDMGFADDIKAVMSAAPANRQTIMCSATWDGPVGKIAASFTKNPERVDIKAETKHIEESVYYCDDHGHKNKILERLVCQPEFTQTIVFTATKRSSEEISDTLRDNGHRARFLHGDLPQHKRNRIVQDLRDGKCDILVATDVAARGIDIPAISHVINYDLPRQVEDYVHRIGRSGRAGRTGNAVNLCSLPDRAQFAAITRYLKRDIDEEQLEGLEPRKTAAHVARKKPGNKFRGKPNKRGANGNGGYKGRGNANGKSAYAGKKPSARRRPNAS, encoded by the coding sequence ATGACTGATACTAAAAAAACAGAAACAACTTTTAACCAACTCAACCTTGCAGAACCTTTGCTTAAAGCACTGCATGCGAGTGGTTACACCAAACCAACCCCAATTCAAGCACAAGCAATTCCACCAGCAATGGCCGGCCGTGATTTGTTGCTTTCAGCACAAACTGGCAGTGGTAAAACAGCTGCTTTTGTATTACCGGTACTTGATCGCCTGATCAAAGACACCAGCCACAGCAAAAAGCCACGCGCATTGATTTTGACCCCTACCCGTGAACTCGCGCAACAAGTCAACGACAGCGTTCGCCGTTACGGCAATGAACTGCGTTGGTTGTACAGCGTGCCACTGGTCGGCGGCGCACCTTATGGCGGTCAAATCCGCGCACTTAAAAAAGGCGTGCAAATCATCATCGCCACGCCTGGTCGCCTGATCGACCACATGCGTGACGGTCGCGTTGACCTTAGTGAACTCGAAATCCTTATCCTCGACGAAGCTGACCGTATGCTCGATATGGGTTTTGCTGACGACATCAAAGCCGTCATGAGTGCCGCACCAGCTAACCGCCAGACCATTATGTGCTCTGCAACATGGGACGGACCAGTTGGCAAAATTGCTGCAAGCTTCACCAAAAATCCTGAGCGTGTAGACATCAAAGCAGAAACCAAGCACATTGAAGAAAGTGTTTACTACTGCGATGACCACGGTCATAAAAACAAAATCCTTGAGCGTCTTGTCTGCCAGCCAGAATTCACCCAGACCATCGTCTTTACCGCAACCAAGCGTAGCAGTGAAGAAATCTCTGACACATTACGTGACAACGGCCACCGTGCTCGCTTCCTGCATGGCGACCTGCCACAGCACAAGCGTAACCGCATCGTTCAAGACTTACGCGACGGCAAATGTGACATCCTCGTTGCTACTGATGTTGCTGCACGTGGTATCGATATCCCGGCCATCAGCCATGTTATTAACTATGACCTCCCACGTCAGGTAGAAGACTACGTTCACCGTATTGGTCGTTCGGGTCGTGCTGGTCGTACCGGTAACGCAGTTAACCTGTGCAGCCTGCCGGATCGTGCACAATTTGCAGCCATTACTCGCTACCTCAAGCGTGATATTGACGAAGAACAGCTCGAAGGCCTTGAGCCACGCAAAACTGCGGCACACGTTGCACGCAAAAAGCCAGGTAACAAATTCCGCGGCAAGCCTAACAAGCGTGGTGCAAATGGCAATGGTGGCTATAAAGGCCGTGGCAATGCCAATGGCAAATCAGCATATGCCGGCAAAAAGCCTAGTGCTCGCCGCCGCCCTAATGCTTCGTAA
- the betT gene encoding choline BCCT transporter BetT, with translation MSDPKPHLKPGMNPTVFFSSVVIIISITLFAFIAPDYAGNLFKTIQGHIIDFGGWFYILSVAIILITIVYLGFSRFGTIKLGPDHATPDYSNLTWFAMLFSAGMGIGLMFYGVAEPVMHLLTPPTAEPGSLAAARQAMNVTFFHWGLHAWSIYAIVALILAVFSYRHGLPLSMRSALYPLIGDRIYGKIGDAVDIFAIIGTLFGVATSLGLGVSQVNAGLSHIFPVIPNNQTSQMVLIALITLFATISVASGLEKGIKLLSEINLGFAALLMIFVLIAGPTVYLLQALTQNMGDYISGIVQKTFNLYAYNKTEWSIGGWTLFYWGWWIAWSPFVGMFIARVSRGRTIRQFIAGVLLIPTGFTLVWMTVFGNTAIDQIINKGNQGLADMVSNDVSVALFSFLEALPFSSITTILAMVMVVVFFVTSSDSGSLVIDILSCNGSDNNPLWMRVFWATSEGIVAIVLLQTADGLGALQTMTIASALPFTIILLFSMYGLIKVLRVDLYKQDSLAFTAHQPQMTNSGKGWKSRLQNIVDFPSQERVRRFINENVETAMNTVAEEIRETTQLEANVEHLDDDHLRLHIRHGEVDDFVYEVHNAEHTAPALDNTLAGHTYYRAEVHLNEGGQDYDIMGWSEEAVIHDILNQYHKHMHFLHRLT, from the coding sequence ATGAGCGATCCCAAGCCACACTTGAAGCCTGGGATGAATCCGACCGTGTTTTTTTCTTCGGTCGTGATTATCATCTCAATCACATTATTTGCATTTATTGCCCCCGATTATGCTGGTAATCTCTTTAAAACCATCCAAGGTCACATCATCGACTTTGGCGGGTGGTTCTACATCCTTTCTGTAGCCATTATTCTGATTACCATTGTTTATCTCGGGTTTTCTCGCTTTGGTACTATCAAGCTTGGCCCAGATCACGCAACCCCTGACTACAGCAACCTAACTTGGTTTGCAATGCTGTTCTCGGCGGGCATGGGCATTGGCTTGATGTTTTATGGCGTTGCCGAGCCGGTCATGCACTTGCTTACCCCTCCTACGGCCGAACCTGGCTCTTTAGCCGCTGCGCGCCAAGCAATGAATGTCACCTTTTTCCACTGGGGACTTCATGCTTGGTCCATTTATGCCATCGTTGCCTTGATCCTCGCCGTTTTCTCATATCGTCACGGCCTTCCATTAAGTATGCGCTCTGCATTGTACCCACTGATTGGTGACCGCATTTATGGCAAAATCGGCGATGCTGTCGATATTTTCGCCATCATTGGCACATTATTTGGTGTCGCAACATCACTCGGCCTAGGCGTCAGCCAGGTAAACGCTGGCCTGAGCCACATATTCCCTGTTATTCCCAATAACCAAACCAGCCAAATGGTGCTAATCGCACTTATTACCCTGTTTGCTACCATATCAGTAGCCAGTGGTCTTGAAAAAGGCATCAAATTACTCTCAGAAATCAACCTGGGCTTTGCTGCACTGTTAATGATCTTTGTACTTATTGCTGGACCTACGGTATATCTGCTTCAAGCATTGACGCAGAATATGGGTGATTACATATCTGGTATCGTACAAAAAACATTTAACCTCTATGCTTACAACAAAACAGAGTGGAGCATTGGCGGCTGGACATTGTTCTACTGGGGCTGGTGGATCGCTTGGTCACCATTCGTTGGTATGTTTATCGCACGCGTATCTCGCGGCCGCACCATTCGTCAGTTCATCGCTGGTGTATTGCTGATCCCAACCGGATTCACTCTAGTTTGGATGACAGTGTTTGGTAACACAGCAATTGATCAAATCATTAACAAAGGCAATCAGGGTTTGGCTGACATGGTGTCAAATGACGTCTCAGTCGCCTTATTCTCTTTCCTTGAAGCCCTTCCATTCTCAAGCATTACAACCATCTTGGCTATGGTCATGGTTGTTGTATTCTTTGTTACCTCCTCTGACTCAGGATCATTGGTCATCGACATCCTCTCTTGTAACGGCTCGGATAATAATCCTTTGTGGATGCGTGTATTTTGGGCAACAAGTGAAGGTATTGTTGCGATCGTCCTGCTGCAAACAGCAGATGGCCTTGGTGCACTTCAAACCATGACCATTGCCAGTGCGCTGCCATTTACGATTATCCTGCTGTTTTCTATGTACGGCTTGATAAAAGTACTGAGGGTAGATCTCTATAAGCAAGATTCACTCGCATTTACTGCACACCAACCTCAAATGACAAATTCTGGAAAAGGCTGGAAATCCCGCCTACAAAATATCGTTGATTTCCCAAGCCAAGAAAGAGTTCGTCGGTTCATTAACGAAAACGTCGAAACGGCCATGAACACCGTCGCTGAGGAAATTCGTGAAACAACGCAATTAGAGGCCAATGTAGAGCACCTTGATGACGACCATTTGCGCTTGCACATCCGCCATGGTGAAGTTGATGACTTCGTCTATGAAGTACATAATGCTGAGCATACAGCACCAGCTCTGGACAACACACTGGCTGGCCATACATACTACCGTGCAGAAGTACATCTTAATGAGGGTGGTCAGGATTACGACATCATGGGTTGGAGTGAAGAAGCCGTCATTCATGACATTCTCAACCAATACCACAAGCATATGCACTTCTTGCATCGTTTAACCTAA
- a CDS encoding DUF465 domain-containing protein gives MFHEYRDLISELKQSNNHFARLFQEHNELDEEIDKLEKDPAAPNHHDEIEQKKRKKLKIKDEIHAILKQESNK, from the coding sequence ATGTTTCATGAATACCGCGACCTCATTTCAGAACTGAAACAAAGTAACAACCACTTTGCCAGATTGTTTCAAGAGCACAACGAACTCGATGAAGAGATCGATAAGCTAGAAAAAGATCCAGCAGCACCTAACCATCACGACGAAATTGAACAGAAAAAGCGCAAAAAGCTCAAAATCAAAGATGAGATCCATGCAATCTTGAAGCAAGAAAGCAACAAATAA
- a CDS encoding porin, protein MKKSLIALAVAAGSIAAAQADTTTLYGSIGFSSTIAKSEINTDGSAWKNTTQGVKDSLKSVKENHWNIKQDRARLGVKGTEDLSNGLQAIFQFEVQAGEGNNGIDGTRDVFVGLKGDFGTVTIGRQGSTWNTDEDYFKTSSPYKEVWAPGRESKTIKYTTPDFGGFKVAARAVADNANPASKGADQWDTSLAYEANGFMASAAYGKKLDTNPQNATISNGSTEAMGLQVGYENDQFGVVGNAQHESSANTVYNVHGKYMFDANEIRGGIGFTDAKGGNDEVAYGLGYQYNFSKRTKTWVEGVYNTVKHGDNDFTASVGIRHDF, encoded by the coding sequence ATGAAAAAATCACTGATCGCATTGGCTGTTGCTGCCGGCTCTATCGCTGCTGCACAAGCTGATACTACTACCCTTTACGGCTCAATCGGCTTCTCATCTACTATTGCTAAGTCAGAAATTAACACTGACGGCAGCGCTTGGAAGAACACCACTCAAGGCGTTAAAGACTCACTGAAGTCTGTTAAAGAAAACCATTGGAACATTAAGCAAGACCGTGCACGCCTTGGCGTTAAAGGTACTGAAGACCTGAGCAATGGCTTGCAAGCTATCTTCCAGTTTGAAGTACAAGCTGGTGAAGGCAACAACGGTATTGACGGTACTCGTGACGTCTTCGTTGGCCTGAAAGGTGACTTCGGTACAGTAACTATCGGCCGCCAAGGTTCTACTTGGAATACTGATGAAGACTACTTCAAGACTTCTTCTCCTTACAAAGAAGTTTGGGCTCCAGGTCGCGAAAGCAAGACCATCAAGTACACTACTCCTGACTTCGGTGGTTTCAAAGTTGCAGCTCGCGCTGTAGCAGATAATGCTAACCCTGCAAGCAAAGGTGCTGACCAGTGGGATACTTCATTAGCATATGAAGCTAATGGCTTTATGGCTTCTGCAGCTTACGGCAAGAAGCTTGACACTAACCCACAAAATGCAACCATCAGCAACGGTTCTACTGAAGCTATGGGTCTGCAAGTTGGCTACGAAAATGATCAGTTCGGTGTTGTTGGTAATGCTCAGCATGAATCAAGCGCTAACACTGTTTACAACGTACATGGTAAGTACATGTTCGACGCTAACGAAATCCGTGGTGGTATTGGCTTCACTGACGCTAAAGGCGGCAACGATGAAGTTGCTTACGGCCTTGGCTACCAGTACAACTTCAGCAAGCGTACCAAGACTTGGGTTGAAGGTGTATACAACACTGTTAAGCACGGCGACAACGACTTCACTGCAAGCGTTGGTATCCGTCACGACTTCTAA
- a CDS encoding patatin-like phospholipase family protein has translation MTVSALYLSGGGARAAYQVGILRAVNDVMQTQYCPFDLICGASAGAFNAAAVAMDADSMDLTIEHLDYVWGNFTPDQVIQTHLGQLIGTNLRFLGASLFGAKGAIAPKSLLNNRPLRRLMARHIDFNKITNNLSEGYLRAFSITATDYGTGRSTSFYQSGEPIETWERNKRIGVNETITLDHLMASSAIPFAFPAVSLNDTYYGDGAIREFTPLSTPIHLGADRIMTIGLNNAAATSKPLSEYPKPGALAEFLMDSVFMDTIDGDIERAQRINEMLKICSELPMRHIKTLCIRPQHDFAKIAQDYMTDLPISMRYLQYVTGGSKSSGLISYLLFHAPFTRRLMALGYEDGMNQAKDIEDFFRD, from the coding sequence ATGACTGTTTCAGCCCTATACCTTAGCGGCGGTGGCGCGCGTGCGGCTTATCAAGTAGGTATTCTTCGCGCTGTAAATGATGTTATGCAAACGCAATACTGCCCTTTCGATCTCATTTGCGGTGCATCAGCTGGTGCGTTTAACGCCGCAGCTGTTGCAATGGACGCTGACAGCATGGACCTAACCATAGAGCATCTTGATTACGTCTGGGGCAACTTCACGCCTGACCAAGTAATTCAAACTCACCTTGGCCAATTGATTGGTACCAATCTACGCTTTTTAGGTGCTTCTTTATTTGGAGCCAAAGGTGCTATTGCACCAAAGTCTCTACTTAATAATCGACCATTACGCCGCTTAATGGCCAGACATATTGATTTCAACAAAATCACCAACAATTTAAGCGAAGGGTATCTTCGTGCATTCAGTATTACCGCGACAGATTATGGCACTGGCCGTTCGACCAGTTTTTACCAGTCAGGTGAGCCCATTGAGACATGGGAGCGCAATAAACGTATTGGTGTTAATGAAACAATCACGCTTGACCATTTAATGGCATCTTCAGCCATTCCATTTGCCTTTCCTGCTGTTTCACTCAATGATACTTATTATGGTGATGGCGCAATTCGCGAGTTTACACCACTTTCCACACCTATCCACCTCGGTGCAGACCGCATCATGACCATTGGCCTCAATAACGCTGCAGCCACATCCAAACCACTGAGTGAATACCCAAAGCCTGGGGCACTTGCCGAATTCCTAATGGACAGTGTATTTATGGATACGATTGATGGAGACATCGAGCGTGCACAAAGAATTAACGAGATGTTAAAAATTTGCTCCGAATTGCCTATGCGCCACATCAAAACTTTGTGTATCCGCCCGCAGCACGACTTTGCCAAGATTGCCCAAGATTACATGACTGATTTACCAATCAGTATGCGTTACTTACAGTACGTTACAGGCGGGAGTAAAAGCAGCGGTTTGATCAGCTATTTACTTTTTCATGCACCATTTACGCGCCGCCTGATGGCACTTGGCTACGAAGACGGCATGAACCAAGCCAAAGACATAGAAGATTTTTTCCGAGACTGA
- the grpE gene encoding nucleotide exchange factor GrpE, translating into MQEEHKANQPEAQNEADETLDQGQTEDQQIEDQAELEEAGTLEAEVEKLGKQVSALKDQVMRERAENDNLRKRQERELQSAHKFATERLIKDLIPVLDSLTLGIDAARNNENNSAALEQFIEGSEMTLKLLRETLAKHGVEELNPEGEKFNPELHEAVTALPNNDVAPNTVLHVAQKGYALNGRVIRAAQVIISKAD; encoded by the coding sequence ATGCAAGAAGAGCACAAAGCGAATCAGCCAGAGGCACAAAATGAAGCTGACGAAACGCTCGACCAAGGACAAACAGAAGATCAGCAGATAGAAGATCAAGCCGAGCTTGAAGAAGCAGGCACTTTAGAAGCAGAAGTTGAGAAGCTCGGCAAACAAGTTTCTGCCCTAAAAGATCAAGTCATGCGTGAGCGCGCAGAAAACGACAACCTTCGTAAGCGGCAGGAACGTGAATTGCAAAGTGCGCATAAATTCGCCACTGAACGCCTAATCAAAGATCTTATTCCGGTACTCGATTCCCTTACGCTAGGCATAGATGCTGCGCGTAACAATGAAAACAACTCCGCAGCACTAGAGCAATTTATTGAAGGATCAGAAATGACCCTCAAGCTACTACGCGAGACGCTCGCCAAGCATGGCGTCGAGGAATTAAATCCGGAAGGAGAGAAATTCAACCCTGAATTACACGAAGCGGTAACTGCTCTACCAAATAATGATGTCGCACCCAATACCGTGCTGCACGTTGCACAAAAAGGATATGCATTAAATGGTCGAGTTATCCGTGCAGCGCAAGTGATCATTTCCAAAGCAGATTAA